One region of Spiroplasma endosymbiont of Asaphidion curtum genomic DNA includes:
- the uvrB gene encoding excinuclease ABC subunit UvrB, whose translation MFKLVADFKPAGDQPKAITSLIQGIKENQQFQVLLGATGTGKTYTIANVIAKINKPTLILSHNKTLAMQLYGELKGMFPENRVEYFVSNFDFYQPEAYMPKTDTYIDKTAKSNSDIEMMRLSAMNALVTRKDVIVVASVAAIYGAQDPDEYKKSFFEIRNGEKVERKALLHFLVNSGYTRNDLEIRPGMFTAKGDVIKLAPGWTDEFYLRIDLFDDDINEIAKVDVLTGKVIERYQSFTIFPAQDYITSKERLAKAIARIEAELIKYLEVLKANNQLLEYQRIEQRTNHDLEALQEFGICSGIENYSRHLDLRDKDVPPYTLIDYFGDDFVTIIDESHISLPQVRGMFNTDRSRKQTLVNYGFRLPSALDNRPLNFTEFMNKLKTVIYTSATPGDFELNQVNYQVTEQIIRPTGLVDPTIVVKPTMNQIDDIIENILVRKENCERVLITTLTIRQAEDLTTYLQERNIKVAYLHSELKTLDRSKILLELRKGVYDAVVGINLLREGLDIPEVSLICILEANKQGFLRDARSLIQTIGRAARNVNGNVIMYADTISDAMQKAIAETLRRRNVQIAYNKEHNIIPQTIKKKIDDSLFTNKLLQEFNIVNKRKSKDYVTTKTQIINDLRKEMLVAAKDLQFERAAQLRDLILELETE comes from the coding sequence ATGTTTAAATTAGTTGCTGATTTTAAACCAGCAGGTGATCAACCAAAAGCGATTACGAGTTTAATACAAGGAATAAAGGAAAATCAACAATTTCAGGTGTTATTAGGAGCAACTGGTACAGGAAAAACTTATACGATTGCTAATGTTATTGCTAAAATTAATAAACCAACTTTAATTTTGTCTCATAATAAAACCTTGGCAATGCAATTATATGGTGAATTAAAAGGAATGTTTCCTGAAAATCGTGTGGAATATTTTGTTTCCAACTTTGATTTTTATCAACCAGAAGCATATATGCCAAAAACTGATACATATATTGATAAGACAGCAAAATCTAATAGTGATATTGAAATGATGCGGTTAAGCGCGATGAATGCTTTAGTTACTAGAAAAGATGTTATTGTTGTGGCATCGGTTGCTGCTATTTATGGTGCCCAAGATCCTGATGAATATAAAAAATCTTTTTTTGAAATTCGTAATGGTGAAAAAGTTGAAAGAAAAGCGTTATTACATTTTCTTGTTAATTCTGGTTATACTCGTAATGATTTAGAAATTCGTCCGGGAATGTTTACTGCAAAAGGTGATGTTATTAAGTTAGCACCGGGTTGAACGGATGAATTTTATTTACGCATTGATTTGTTTGATGATGATATTAATGAAATTGCTAAGGTTGATGTTTTAACTGGTAAAGTAATTGAAAGATATCAATCTTTTACAATTTTTCCTGCTCAAGACTATATTACTTCCAAAGAAAGATTAGCAAAGGCAATTGCTAGAATTGAAGCAGAATTAATAAAATATTTAGAAGTTTTAAAAGCTAATAATCAATTATTAGAATATCAAAGGATTGAACAAAGAACTAATCATGATTTAGAAGCGTTGCAAGAGTTTGGTATTTGTAGTGGTATTGAAAATTATTCACGACATTTAGATTTAAGAGATAAAGATGTGCCACCATATACTTTAATTGATTATTTTGGTGATGATTTTGTAACTATTATTGATGAATCACATATTTCTTTACCACAAGTTAGAGGAATGTTTAATACTGATCGGAGTAGAAAACAAACATTAGTTAATTATGGTTTTCGCTTACCGAGTGCCTTAGATAATCGACCATTAAATTTTACAGAATTTATGAATAAATTAAAAACGGTTATATATACATCAGCAACTCCGGGTGATTTTGAATTAAATCAAGTTAATTATCAAGTGACGGAACAAATTATTCGCCCGACAGGTTTAGTCGATCCAACGATTGTTGTTAAACCAACGATGAATCAAATTGATGATATTATTGAAAATATTTTAGTGCGAAAAGAAAATTGTGAAAGAGTATTAATTACGACTTTAACAATTAGACAAGCAGAAGATTTAACTACTTATTTGCAGGAGCGAAATATTAAAGTAGCATATTTGCATAGTGAATTAAAAACTTTAGATCGTTCAAAGATTTTATTAGAACTAAGAAAAGGGGTTTATGATGCTGTGGTGGGGATTAATTTATTACGCGAAGGATTAGATATTCCTGAAGTTTCGTTAATTTGTATTTTAGAGGCTAATAAGCAAGGATTTTTACGCGATGCGCGGTCATTAATTCAAACTATTGGTCGGGCAGCAAGAAATGTTAATGGTAATGTTATTATGTATGCTGATACAATATCGGATGCGATGCAAAAGGCAATAGCTGAAACATTGCGCCGAAGAAATGTCCAAATTGCTTATAATAAAGAACATAATATTATTCCCCAGACAATAAAGAAAAAGATTGATGATTCGTTATTTACTAATAAATTATTACAAGAATTTAATATTGTTAATAAAAGAAAGTCTAAAGATTATGTCACAACAAAAACGCAAATCATTAATGATTTGCGAAAGGAAATGTTAGTGGCAGCAAAAGATTTACAGTTTGAACGAGCAGCACAGTTACGAGATTTAATTTTGGAATTGGAAACAGAATAA
- the coaE gene encoding dephospho-CoA kinase (Dephospho-CoA kinase (CoaE) performs the final step in coenzyme A biosynthesis.) produces MLIIAITGKIGSGKSIVSKYLQKKGAYCIDMDILSQEIRILPKVIKAIKKRFGSAAFTGNELDTKKLRTIIFNDAKERLKLNNIMWPLLKKSLQQQIKNHSDKTLIIVEAAVILQAKWSKLVNKIIFVNSDWETRVKRIIDRDNLTVEEIINISQQQDDYETYKDIIDYQIINNDSKKELHRQVDEIFEKEQWNI; encoded by the coding sequence ATGCTAATTATTGCCATCACAGGAAAAATCGGTAGCGGAAAAAGTATTGTTAGTAAATATTTGCAAAAAAAAGGTGCCTATTGTATTGACATGGACATTCTAAGTCAAGAAATAAGAATCCTTCCCAAAGTAATAAAAGCCATCAAAAAACGCTTTGGAAGTGCTGCTTTTACTGGTAATGAATTAGACACTAAAAAACTGCGAACAATCATTTTTAATGATGCTAAAGAACGCCTAAAACTTAATAACATTATGTGACCACTACTAAAAAAAAGTCTCCAACAACAAATTAAAAATCACAGTGACAAGACACTAATTATTGTTGAAGCCGCTGTCATCTTACAAGCCAAATGAAGCAAACTTGTTAATAAAATTATTTTTGTTAACAGTGATTGAGAAACCCGTGTTAAACGAATTATTGATCGCGATAATCTTACTGTTGAAGAAATTATCAACATTAGTCAACAACAAGACGATTACGAAACTTACAAAGATATTATTGATTATCAAATCATCAATAATGACTCCAAAAAAGAACTCCATCGTCAAGTTGATGAAATCTTTGAAAAAGAACAATGAAATATTTAA